ACGATCACGTTGTCCGAACACCTGCCCCGTCTGTTTAGTAGCCGACACTTGTATTGAAATTGTCCAGTTATTTATTATGTTATCGTCCATATACATCCAGCTAGCACCCCTCTACACGCTCGGCCAGATGGTTGCATATTGCACACCTATAACAAGAACCTCTTGACACTGTTTATATAGGGCTTGGGTGGTGGACAGGTTTGCTCACAAAAGGCTTTAGAACGCTCAAGCGAATTAAGAGGCCTTTTCCATTGTCCATAAACTCACTTGACATCGTTGGCGATCACTTAAAAATCGATATTACATTTGATCTGGCCCGCCCTGATTGACCCACATTCTTTGTACGTTTATGGTAACCACGTTGTGAAGTTACGAGCCGTTTGTGTACTTTACTGTGTTACTCCTGAAGATAGGTCTTTTTGATCAAATACTTCAGATCAGACTTGGCTTCATTTGCCATCAGAATATTTTCCAGAATAAGTCAGCCCGTCATCTCCCCTAGGCAAGGCCGTGAGCCGGCTGTAGAAGTCTGCTCTCCATCCTTGTCGAACCTGACTGGAAATTCGAGGTTCGACCATATCCATTTACGTGTTATTACGATTGCTCAGTTCCCCTTGTTCTGATCAATTAGATACCACCTTTCATGTCACTTGCCCTTCCAAGAAAAACGCGGACGCGCCGTAGGGCcatatatcaaaatgttcttGTTTCTCATTACCGCCGAACCCAAACATTCTCCAGCCCAGGACATTCCACTCAGACGGATTATACTGACATCGAGTGAACACTCTTTGTTTCTCCACGGGACAGCAGCACCCACTAACGTTTACAACGTTTGTTTTCTGTATAAAGATGTCGTGTAGTGTACACTAGCTATCTATAACAGTGGGAAGAATTCACTGGATTCATCGGCTAAGTCTTGTTTGTGAATCATGCTTTTGCAAAACGTTATGTGTTTCTCAAAGTTCTGGTCTGGTGGACACTTTGGTGTAGCCATATAGCCAACGATACATTTAAGCAAATCATAATTGTGTTTGTGGGTAAGTCGTCATGTAGAAGGGGTGGTTGTAGCGTAGTGGTTCAAACCTAAGACCCcggcttgattccccacatgggtacaatgtgtgcagcccatttctggtgaccccacCTTTGATAATGTGGGAATATTAGTAAAATCGACGTACGTACATTGACATCGATTCCTAAATTCTTGAACCTTTTCGGCaatataatgattacatatcTGATAAAGTGTTTCTTCTTCATGTCACCAGTATAGTGAATCCTCTATGATGCAATCCACCTCCAACATGGCTTGTCGTCATGATCTGTGTTGAAATCCATTTCCAGTATCGTCTGTCCCCATAAACTGTGTTGAAATACAAATTCAATCCACTTTGTTTTCTTCACAAGCTGTATTGAAATCAACTTCTAATATAGTTTGTCTCAATAGAAACAATGTGTTGAAATCCTCGTCcagaacatacacacacacacacacacacacacacacacacacacacacacacacacacacacacacacacacacacacacacacacacacacacacacacacacacacacaccgtgtAGCCATTAATACCAGACTGCCACACAAAACACGATACTAGCTGGATGTTACTGTGATATTCCTtacagcggcgtaaagctaaactacTGTACACCACTGTCAACAGTGTTTCAGGTATACATCTGCGTTTCTGTAAAGGACACGACATGATCTTTACGCGTATGTTGTTGTTGCTTGACGTCGCATGCAACGATTTGCTATCTCTAAGATAGTCGGTCTTAATGGAGTCTGTATGTTAACATTGGTGGTGATTGTGCATGTCAGCATGTTACAGCTGCAGCGCCAGACATTTTCCAGTTTTACAACAATCTGCAACGTAATTTTCAGGACTTATCACTGATTATTTTAACGCCctccttcacacacacacacacacacacacacacacacacacacacacacacacacacacacacacacacacacacattacattGTGTAGCAGCCACCAATACCAGTAAATGTAATTGCCCCCTACACAAACTGATAATTACAATCAATACCTAATTAGTTTGGAGAAAGGTAACTGATATCTTAACGTCGACCAGACTGCGTTATCAAGGAACCCTGGCTGACACGCTCCACCTCTGTGACAAGCGCACTCTGCTTATTCCTACAATTATTCATTCTATTTGTCTGGCGATAGAGTCCGTTCTCGGCGTAACAAAAGTACACCCGGAGACACGGTGGACACGTTAATGGTTTGCTGGTTCCACCAATCACTGAAAAACGGAGAGCGTGCTTATACATTACAATTCCATTCGGACACAGTGGACAGGATCTACTCCAAACAGACTCCAACAGGGTATTGCCTTACCAGAATTAAGGCATACAGAATGATATGGGTCGATTTGTCGACTGGGTAGTCTAATGGATAAAAGTATTTGCTCACGCCGACCACAAGGGTACTGTTCCAAATGTCAGAACATTGTATAATGTCTTTTTCAGGTGTAGTGGACGTGTTATTACCTGGAAAGAGCGTAAAATTCGGCCCAAATATAACATTGCGACTCGTGAGTGATAGGAGTTTTTTTCCAAAACTCATCAATTTCAATAGTGATTTTGTAGCGTTTTGTGAAAATAAATGTCAAACTGATTTGGTACATGCTCTACACATCGTATCACTCATCACAGCATCAATCGGCTGTGAGGTATTCCATAAAATTCATTCTTGATTATAGTTTATTGCCAATTTTGAAGATAACGAACCGAATTGATACATCTTGAACTTAGATATCGATATTTCTTTCCCAGGAGATACATAATAGCAGGAATAGCAGGAAAATGATGTCTGTATCGTGGGTTTGGATCGCAAAACAATGTCGCCCATCTGACTCAGCTGGAATATATTGAGTGGATATTTATGTCAGAAGAAGCGAAGTACCGCACCAACTCCCGCCATAGTGGTGTATATAGTGCGGAATTATACGTCTTAAATATGGCTGATATGACAGCCATCTTTAAAATTCGGTCGGAATCTTTAGAGGTTCCACTGCAGGGattataaacatgaaatactttTCATAATTCGTCTCAGAGACATCCAAAAGGCACGACACGTTTAAATGAGAGAAAGTGTAAAGGTCAAAGTAATTACGTCAACAAAGTACAAGTATAAGTATTTCGTATAAAATGTCATACctaatatcatatatatactACGTGTATAAAGGTACAAGCAGACATTATTGAGTGAGCGCTTGAGGTCTTaaatcgcttttagcaatattccatcaagatCACGGAAATGAACACGATGTGGGGAGTAAACCAAGGCCAccgccgtgacgagcgaacgccttaaccactaggctgcacCACCATTCGTACAAACTAATGCGTTAAAATGCTCATTTATTGACAATTCTACTATAGCTGCCATATTGGCCATGTTTGAAATATCAGCTTCACAAAGCTAAAGGTATCTGAGGGGATATCGACAATTTAAGATTGTTGCTAAACGGAGAGCATACCATTACAGATTTGTTCTTGGTTTTCAGTCACAGGAGATAAAAATAAATTACGattggaagtgagtgagtttagttttacgccgcactctgcaatattccagctatgtggcggccgtctgtaaataatcgagtctggaccagacaatccagtgatcaacaccatgagcatcgatgtgcgcaattggaaagcgatgacatgtgtcaaccaagtcagcgaaccagaccacgcgcctcttacgacaaccacagtcgccttgtatggcaagcatgggctgctaaaAGCTTATATTCTAcccctggatcttcatgggtcatttCGATTGGAAATTCTGTACGATTAACAAAGCTTTTACATTGTACAGATATATTTAAACTTATAGTTTATTCAGTAGGGTGTAGTTGCAGTTGAGAGTCAAGTGTGAAAACATTGTGGAGAGCGTGATTCACCTTGGAACCACACTGAACTGTTTCAGCTTCAAAGAAAGTCAAATTACTCCGTGCTCTGGGCGAATTATGCAGTACGTATATTGTCAATCCAGGCGATTCCAGTAGAGGTTTTACACTAAGTTCCATCGGGTTTCAGTCTAATGTATTAGATGGAAATATAACGGTAAGACACTTGACTATATGTAAATCTCCAGACATACAATGTTAAGGTTGGACACGAATGATAAAACGTCCTGAAGTGCCAGAAAAGATATTCTTATACAAAAACTCACATCACAATGGCGAAATCAGTATCTCCATGTTTTTCTGGATCAATACATTGTGTTGTCGTTGACTCAAACATCGGAATTGTCAAGGTGAAACACATAATACTAGAATCCCCACGCCAAATCTGCTAAAAATGGTGTCAAACGAAAAACGTAACAGCCTTTTTGTTTCCTTTTGAGAAGGTTTCTGTTCCATGCTCTCGAGTGAAACCTTTAGGATCGCGAAGATCTATAAACTCCACCATTTCTGCTGTCACTTTAACGCCTGTGTTGTTCTTGGATGTTCGACCACGTTGTCCTAGGTCGTTGACGTTAGGGAAGAGTCTACCGGGTGATCTGGCGCTCCTTGGCGTGGAAACCGGACTTGAGAAAGTGacagttttggaaataggtagtcGCCGCGGATCTGAGAATCTGGGCGTGTCTGGTAATGTTGACAGAGACATCATTAGTGATTCCATTGCATTAGCGATGTTGATACCTTCTGATCTAGATCCATTTCGTGGAGATCGGAGCTTTGGGTCATCTCTTGGAGTCTGTAACCTGTCTGATTCCATACCCTTGTGACCCCGGTGGCGGTCGGGATCTCCCACACTCAACTGGGAACGATGAGAATCCTGCTGTTCCCCACTCGTGTGAGAACGATGAGAGTCCAACTGTTCCCCGCTAATGCGAGAACGATGAGAGTCCAGCTGGTCTCCATCCATGTGAGAACGATGAGAGTCCAACTGTTCCCAACCCATATGGGAACGATGAGAGTATAACTGCTCTCCACCCGTGTTAGAACGATGAGAGTCCAACTCCTCTCCACCAAAGTTAGAACGATGTGAGTCAATCTGATCTACATCCGGGTCATCTCTGTCAGGGTTTTCTGGTGTAATAGAACCTCGCGAACGAACATAATGAGGTACGGAATTCGCAGACGACACCACCCTTTGAACTGGTATTGATACTGTACCTTTGGGCTGACTAGACGGGTGATAGCTGAGAGATTTTTTGAATCTTTTGAGTTTTTCAAGATATCTCGTCTGCAACTGACGTAACTCCGAGGCTGCCAGTTTCTGCCATCGTTCGTAGGCCCGGACCTCCTTTTCACACTGTTTACGTAGATCTTCGTGGCGTCGAAGAACTCTTGCACTACGGGTATTCCTTCGCATCGATTCAAAACGAGCGTCATGATTTGTGTCAGAAAATATGTTGGACAGTTTCACCTGACTATGATCCGCTCGGTGTCGATTGTTCGTCATATTTAACCtc
Above is a genomic segment from Haliotis asinina isolate JCU_RB_2024 chromosome 7, JCU_Hal_asi_v2, whole genome shotgun sequence containing:
- the LOC137291567 gene encoding uncharacterized protein, yielding MTNNRHRADHSQVKLSNIFSDTNHDARFESMRRNTRSARVLRRHEDLRKQCEKEVRAYERWQKLAASELRQLQTRYLEKLKRFKKSLSYHPSSQPKGTVSIPVQRVVSSANSVPHYVRSRGSITPENPDRDDPDVDQIDSHRSNFGGEELDSHRSNTGGEQLYSHRSHMGWEQLDSHRSHMDGDQLDSHRSRISGEQLDSHRSHTSGEQQDSHRSQLSVGDPDRHRGHKGMESDRLQTPRDDPKLRSPRNGSRSEGINIANAMESLMMSLSTLPDTPRFSDPRRLPISKTVTFSSPVSTPRSARSPGRLFPNVNDLGQRGRTSKNNTGVKVTAEMVEFIDLRDPKGFTREHGTETFSKGNKKAVTFFV